A window from Parambassis ranga chromosome 13, fParRan2.1, whole genome shotgun sequence encodes these proteins:
- the numbl gene encoding numb-like protein isoform X3, whose product MSSWGEMGEAIELSTREHVTPEMNKLRQSLRRKKPTYVPEASRPHQWQADEEAVRKGKCNFAVRYLGLVEVEESRGMHVCEDAVKKLKVSGKKTIKAVLWVSADGLRVVDDKTKDLIVDQTIEKVSFCAPDRNYDKAFSYICRDGTTRRWMCHCFMALKDSGERLSHAVGCAFAACLERKQRREKECGVTASFDASRTSFVREGSFRTNSSCSQQGSSSERDDKLQDKKKDQSSAIPALPPGTASPPEGAASPMERPEPGGPHAIPRRHAPIEQLVRQGSFRGFPALSQKNSPFKRQLSLRLNDLPSTLQRKTDFQAKNPVPEMDMGLPGEGDNSINALCSQINTSFTNPSDELFSNTSMSANGPPTSTVPPALPPPPVPMQATSSWVQPEPSLHSPPPISVAMQMQMQSGHRRTPSEAERWLEEVSKAVKAQQTPPPGPTIPTIPGPPSMSSHQMPSQAAMSAAPVSTVPMSIGTMTKPLISGPSALSAQAAMPLPPMSISSVPLIPGPPVSGPPMSLPSMSIPTMSGPSMSGAPMIQPSLPGPPGSLPSSMQPFPLAFDATPAPVGMFTSQPVQPAFVPMQTYMPGLASSMTYPNASVPVVGITPSQMVANVFCTATGSSGTGGAIGSAGGGSKVGSLGTVGPHQSYPGAPGAVGHTGGFSTPPFSSTPPLSTAINGLPPHSSATIALQNGTSGSGGNGGSSSSWPPEGSMLTVPVVSDSQDDDRFEAKWAALETKSAAQQPGNKAPAPAANPFSNNLQKTFEIEL is encoded by the exons ATGAGTTCTTGGGGCGAGATGGGGGAGGCCATTGAACTCAG tacCAGGGAGCACGTGACCCCGGAGATGAACAAGCTTCGTCAGagtctgaggaggaagaagccCACCTATGTGCCAGAGGCCAGCAGACCGCATCAGTGGCAGGCTGACGAGGAGGCAGTACGCAAGGGCAAATGCAACTTTGCTGTTCGG taCCTGGGGttagtggaggtggaggagtcgAGAGGGATGCACGTGTGTGAGGATGCAGTGAAGAAGCTCAAAGTT AGTGGGAAGAAGACAATAAAAGCAGTATTGTGGGTTTCTGCCGACGGACTCAGGGTGGTAGATGACAAAACTAAG GACCTCATAGTGGACCAGACCATAGAGAAGGTTTCCTTCTGTGCTCCTGATCGTAACTATGACAAAGCCTTCTCCTACATCTGCAGAGATGGGACTACCAGACGGTGGATGTGCCACTGCTTTATGGCTCTGAAAGACTCG gGGGAGAGACTGAGCCATGCAGTCGGCTGTGCCTTTGCTGCCTGTCTGGAGAGGAAGCAGCGCAGGGAGAAGGAGTGCGGTGTGACGGCTTCCTTTGATGCCAGTCGTACCTCATTTGTGCGTGAGGGTTCTTTCCGCACCAACTCTTCCTGCAGCCAACAGGGGAGCAGCAGCGAGCGAGATGACAAGCTGCAGGACAAGAAGAAGG ACCAGTCCTCTGCCATCCCAGCCCTCCCGCCGGGCACCGCCTCTCCACCCGAGGGTGCGGCATCTCCCATGGAGCGTCCTGAACCTGGCGGGCCTCACGCCATCCCCCGCCGCCACGCGCCTATAGAGCAGCTGGTGCGTCAGGGCTCGTTCCGGGGATTTCCAGCTCTCAGCCAGAAGAACTCTCCCTTCAAAAGGCAGCTGTCGCTCCGCCTTAATGACCTGCCATCCACGCTGCAACGCAAGACCGACTTCCAGGCCAAGAACCCTG TACCAGAGATGGACATGGGACTACCGGGTGAGGGAGACAATAGTATAAACGCTCTGTGTAGCCAGATCAACACCTCCTTCACCAATCCGTCAGATGAGCTCTTCTCCAACACTTCTATGTCTGCAAACGGCCCACCGACCAGCACTGTGCCCCCTGCTCTGCCTCCACCACCTGTGCCGATGCAGG ccACTTCCTCCTGGGTGCAGCCGGAACCTTCTCTTCACTCGCCTCCTCCGATTTCCGTGGCGATGCAGATGCAGATGCAGAGTGGACACAGACGCACGCCATCAGAGGCTGAGAGATGGTTGGAAGAGGTCTCCAAGGCTGTGAAAGCACAGCAGACCCCTCCCCCAGGCCCCACCATCCCCACCATCCCTGGACCACCCTCCATGTCTAGTCATCAGATGCCCTCTCAGGCAGccatgtctgctgctccagtgtCTACTGTCCCAATGTCCATTGGCACCATGACCAAACCTCTCATATCGGGCCCTTCTGCTCTGTCAGCTCAGGCTGCGATGCCCCTCCCACCCATGTCGATATCTTCTGTTCCACTTATACCAGGCCCTCCAGTGTCAGGTCCCCCTATGTCTCTTCCATCCATGTCTATCCCCACTATGTCAGGTCCAAGTATGTCCGGGGCACCCATGATCCAgccctccctccctggaccTCCTGGCTCCCTCCCGAGCTCCATGCAGCCGTTCCCCTTGGCATTTGATGCTACTCCAGCCCCAGTCGGAATGTTCACCAGCCAGCCTGTCCAACCTGCTTTTGTGCCCATGCAGACCTACATGCCCGGTCTTGCTAGCAGTATGACCTATCCCAACGCCAGTGTGCCTGTGGTAGGCATCACACCATCACAAATGGTTGCAAATGTTTTCTGCACCGCCACCGGCTCATCAGGCACAGGTGGTGCTATTGGTTCAGCTGGAGGAGGATCCAAAGTGGGCTCACTTGGGACAGTTGGGCCACATCAATCCTACCCAGGAGCACCTGGTGCAGTTGGCCACACTGGAGGATTTTCCACACCTCCATTCTCTTCCACTCCACCTTTATCCACAGCCATTAACGGCCTCCCACCGCACAGCAGTGCCACAATAGCCCTCCAGAACGGGACCTCTGGCAGTGGTGGGAATGGTGGCAGCAGTAGCAGCTGGCCACCTGAGGGCAGCATGTTAACAGTGCCAGTGGTCAGCGATTCCCAAGATGATGACCGCTTTGAGGCAAAATGGGCAGCACTGGAGACAAAATCAGCAGCTCAGCAGCCTGGGAACAAGGCGCCAGCTCCTGCAGCCAACCCATTTTCCAACAATCTGCAGAAGACTTTTGAGATTGAGCTCTAA
- the numbl gene encoding numb-like protein isoform X4 codes for MNKLRQSLRRKKPTYVPEASRPHQWQADEEAVRKGKCNFAVRYLGLVEVEESRGMHVCEDAVKKLKVSGKKTIKAVLWVSADGLRVVDDKTKDLIVDQTIEKVSFCAPDRNYDKAFSYICRDGTTRRWMCHCFMALKDSGERLSHAVGCAFAACLERKQRREKECGVTASFDASRTSFVREGSFRTNSSCSQQGSSSERDDKLQDKKKDQSSAIPALPPGTASPPEGAASPMERPEPGGPHAIPRRHAPIEQLVRQGSFRGFPALSQKNSPFKRQLSLRLNDLPSTLQRKTDFQAKNPVPEMDMGLPGEGDNSINALCSQINTSFTNPSDELFSNTSMSANGPPTSTVPPALPPPPVPMQATSSWVQPEPSLHSPPPISVAMQMQMQSGHRRTPSEAERWLEEVSKAVKAQQTPPPGPTIPTIPGPPSMSSHQMPSQAAMSAAPVSTVPMSIGTMTKPLISGPSALSAQAAMPLPPMSISSVPLIPGPPVSGPPMSLPSMSIPTMSGPSMSGAPMIQPSLPGPPGSLPSSMQPFPLAFDATPAPVGMFTSQPVQPAFVPMQTYMPGLASSMTYPNASVPVVGITPSQMVANVFCTATGSSGTGGAIGSAGGGSKVGSLGTVGPHQSYPGAPGAVGHTGGFSTPPFSSTPPLSTAINGLPPHSSATIALQNGTSGSGGNGGSSSSWPPEGSMLTVPVVSDSQDDDRFEAKWAALETKSAAQQPGNKAPAPAANPFSNNLQKTFEIEL; via the exons ATGAACAAGCTTCGTCAGagtctgaggaggaagaagccCACCTATGTGCCAGAGGCCAGCAGACCGCATCAGTGGCAGGCTGACGAGGAGGCAGTACGCAAGGGCAAATGCAACTTTGCTGTTCGG taCCTGGGGttagtggaggtggaggagtcgAGAGGGATGCACGTGTGTGAGGATGCAGTGAAGAAGCTCAAAGTT AGTGGGAAGAAGACAATAAAAGCAGTATTGTGGGTTTCTGCCGACGGACTCAGGGTGGTAGATGACAAAACTAAG GACCTCATAGTGGACCAGACCATAGAGAAGGTTTCCTTCTGTGCTCCTGATCGTAACTATGACAAAGCCTTCTCCTACATCTGCAGAGATGGGACTACCAGACGGTGGATGTGCCACTGCTTTATGGCTCTGAAAGACTCG gGGGAGAGACTGAGCCATGCAGTCGGCTGTGCCTTTGCTGCCTGTCTGGAGAGGAAGCAGCGCAGGGAGAAGGAGTGCGGTGTGACGGCTTCCTTTGATGCCAGTCGTACCTCATTTGTGCGTGAGGGTTCTTTCCGCACCAACTCTTCCTGCAGCCAACAGGGGAGCAGCAGCGAGCGAGATGACAAGCTGCAGGACAAGAAGAAGG ACCAGTCCTCTGCCATCCCAGCCCTCCCGCCGGGCACCGCCTCTCCACCCGAGGGTGCGGCATCTCCCATGGAGCGTCCTGAACCTGGCGGGCCTCACGCCATCCCCCGCCGCCACGCGCCTATAGAGCAGCTGGTGCGTCAGGGCTCGTTCCGGGGATTTCCAGCTCTCAGCCAGAAGAACTCTCCCTTCAAAAGGCAGCTGTCGCTCCGCCTTAATGACCTGCCATCCACGCTGCAACGCAAGACCGACTTCCAGGCCAAGAACCCTG TACCAGAGATGGACATGGGACTACCGGGTGAGGGAGACAATAGTATAAACGCTCTGTGTAGCCAGATCAACACCTCCTTCACCAATCCGTCAGATGAGCTCTTCTCCAACACTTCTATGTCTGCAAACGGCCCACCGACCAGCACTGTGCCCCCTGCTCTGCCTCCACCACCTGTGCCGATGCAGG ccACTTCCTCCTGGGTGCAGCCGGAACCTTCTCTTCACTCGCCTCCTCCGATTTCCGTGGCGATGCAGATGCAGATGCAGAGTGGACACAGACGCACGCCATCAGAGGCTGAGAGATGGTTGGAAGAGGTCTCCAAGGCTGTGAAAGCACAGCAGACCCCTCCCCCAGGCCCCACCATCCCCACCATCCCTGGACCACCCTCCATGTCTAGTCATCAGATGCCCTCTCAGGCAGccatgtctgctgctccagtgtCTACTGTCCCAATGTCCATTGGCACCATGACCAAACCTCTCATATCGGGCCCTTCTGCTCTGTCAGCTCAGGCTGCGATGCCCCTCCCACCCATGTCGATATCTTCTGTTCCACTTATACCAGGCCCTCCAGTGTCAGGTCCCCCTATGTCTCTTCCATCCATGTCTATCCCCACTATGTCAGGTCCAAGTATGTCCGGGGCACCCATGATCCAgccctccctccctggaccTCCTGGCTCCCTCCCGAGCTCCATGCAGCCGTTCCCCTTGGCATTTGATGCTACTCCAGCCCCAGTCGGAATGTTCACCAGCCAGCCTGTCCAACCTGCTTTTGTGCCCATGCAGACCTACATGCCCGGTCTTGCTAGCAGTATGACCTATCCCAACGCCAGTGTGCCTGTGGTAGGCATCACACCATCACAAATGGTTGCAAATGTTTTCTGCACCGCCACCGGCTCATCAGGCACAGGTGGTGCTATTGGTTCAGCTGGAGGAGGATCCAAAGTGGGCTCACTTGGGACAGTTGGGCCACATCAATCCTACCCAGGAGCACCTGGTGCAGTTGGCCACACTGGAGGATTTTCCACACCTCCATTCTCTTCCACTCCACCTTTATCCACAGCCATTAACGGCCTCCCACCGCACAGCAGTGCCACAATAGCCCTCCAGAACGGGACCTCTGGCAGTGGTGGGAATGGTGGCAGCAGTAGCAGCTGGCCACCTGAGGGCAGCATGTTAACAGTGCCAGTGGTCAGCGATTCCCAAGATGATGACCGCTTTGAGGCAAAATGGGCAGCACTGGAGACAAAATCAGCAGCTCAGCAGCCTGGGAACAAGGCGCCAGCTCCTGCAGCCAACCCATTTTCCAACAATCTGCAGAAGACTTTTGAGATTGAGCTCTAA
- the numbl gene encoding numb-like protein isoform X1, producing the protein MSQYKTCVLPHPVEPHMPAYGWTRCTREHVTPEMNKLRQSLRRKKPTYVPEASRPHQWQADEEAVRKGKCNFAVRYLGLVEVEESRGMHVCEDAVKKLKVSGKKTIKAVLWVSADGLRVVDDKTKDLIVDQTIEKVSFCAPDRNYDKAFSYICRDGTTRRWMCHCFMALKDSGERLSHAVGCAFAACLERKQRREKECGVTASFDASRTSFVREGSFRTNSSCSQQGSSSERDDKLQDKKKDQSSAIPALPPGTASPPEGAASPMERPEPGGPHAIPRRHAPIEQLVRQGSFRGFPALSQKNSPFKRQLSLRLNDLPSTLQRKTDFQAKNPVPEMDMGLPGEGDNSINALCSQINTSFTNPSDELFSNTSMSANGPPTSTVPPALPPPPVPMQATSSWVQPEPSLHSPPPISVAMQMQMQSGHRRTPSEAERWLEEVSKAVKAQQTPPPGPTIPTIPGPPSMSSHQMPSQAAMSAAPVSTVPMSIGTMTKPLISGPSALSAQAAMPLPPMSISSVPLIPGPPVSGPPMSLPSMSIPTMSGPSMSGAPMIQPSLPGPPGSLPSSMQPFPLAFDATPAPVGMFTSQPVQPAFVPMQTYMPGLASSMTYPNASVPVVGITPSQMVANVFCTATGSSGTGGAIGSAGGGSKVGSLGTVGPHQSYPGAPGAVGHTGGFSTPPFSSTPPLSTAINGLPPHSSATIALQNGTSGSGGNGGSSSSWPPEGSMLTVPVVSDSQDDDRFEAKWAALETKSAAQQPGNKAPAPAANPFSNNLQKTFEIEL; encoded by the exons ATGTCTCAGTATAAGACCTGTGTGCTTCCACACCCTGTAGAACCTCACATGCCAGCTTATGGATGGACAAGATG tacCAGGGAGCACGTGACCCCGGAGATGAACAAGCTTCGTCAGagtctgaggaggaagaagccCACCTATGTGCCAGAGGCCAGCAGACCGCATCAGTGGCAGGCTGACGAGGAGGCAGTACGCAAGGGCAAATGCAACTTTGCTGTTCGG taCCTGGGGttagtggaggtggaggagtcgAGAGGGATGCACGTGTGTGAGGATGCAGTGAAGAAGCTCAAAGTT AGTGGGAAGAAGACAATAAAAGCAGTATTGTGGGTTTCTGCCGACGGACTCAGGGTGGTAGATGACAAAACTAAG GACCTCATAGTGGACCAGACCATAGAGAAGGTTTCCTTCTGTGCTCCTGATCGTAACTATGACAAAGCCTTCTCCTACATCTGCAGAGATGGGACTACCAGACGGTGGATGTGCCACTGCTTTATGGCTCTGAAAGACTCG gGGGAGAGACTGAGCCATGCAGTCGGCTGTGCCTTTGCTGCCTGTCTGGAGAGGAAGCAGCGCAGGGAGAAGGAGTGCGGTGTGACGGCTTCCTTTGATGCCAGTCGTACCTCATTTGTGCGTGAGGGTTCTTTCCGCACCAACTCTTCCTGCAGCCAACAGGGGAGCAGCAGCGAGCGAGATGACAAGCTGCAGGACAAGAAGAAGG ACCAGTCCTCTGCCATCCCAGCCCTCCCGCCGGGCACCGCCTCTCCACCCGAGGGTGCGGCATCTCCCATGGAGCGTCCTGAACCTGGCGGGCCTCACGCCATCCCCCGCCGCCACGCGCCTATAGAGCAGCTGGTGCGTCAGGGCTCGTTCCGGGGATTTCCAGCTCTCAGCCAGAAGAACTCTCCCTTCAAAAGGCAGCTGTCGCTCCGCCTTAATGACCTGCCATCCACGCTGCAACGCAAGACCGACTTCCAGGCCAAGAACCCTG TACCAGAGATGGACATGGGACTACCGGGTGAGGGAGACAATAGTATAAACGCTCTGTGTAGCCAGATCAACACCTCCTTCACCAATCCGTCAGATGAGCTCTTCTCCAACACTTCTATGTCTGCAAACGGCCCACCGACCAGCACTGTGCCCCCTGCTCTGCCTCCACCACCTGTGCCGATGCAGG ccACTTCCTCCTGGGTGCAGCCGGAACCTTCTCTTCACTCGCCTCCTCCGATTTCCGTGGCGATGCAGATGCAGATGCAGAGTGGACACAGACGCACGCCATCAGAGGCTGAGAGATGGTTGGAAGAGGTCTCCAAGGCTGTGAAAGCACAGCAGACCCCTCCCCCAGGCCCCACCATCCCCACCATCCCTGGACCACCCTCCATGTCTAGTCATCAGATGCCCTCTCAGGCAGccatgtctgctgctccagtgtCTACTGTCCCAATGTCCATTGGCACCATGACCAAACCTCTCATATCGGGCCCTTCTGCTCTGTCAGCTCAGGCTGCGATGCCCCTCCCACCCATGTCGATATCTTCTGTTCCACTTATACCAGGCCCTCCAGTGTCAGGTCCCCCTATGTCTCTTCCATCCATGTCTATCCCCACTATGTCAGGTCCAAGTATGTCCGGGGCACCCATGATCCAgccctccctccctggaccTCCTGGCTCCCTCCCGAGCTCCATGCAGCCGTTCCCCTTGGCATTTGATGCTACTCCAGCCCCAGTCGGAATGTTCACCAGCCAGCCTGTCCAACCTGCTTTTGTGCCCATGCAGACCTACATGCCCGGTCTTGCTAGCAGTATGACCTATCCCAACGCCAGTGTGCCTGTGGTAGGCATCACACCATCACAAATGGTTGCAAATGTTTTCTGCACCGCCACCGGCTCATCAGGCACAGGTGGTGCTATTGGTTCAGCTGGAGGAGGATCCAAAGTGGGCTCACTTGGGACAGTTGGGCCACATCAATCCTACCCAGGAGCACCTGGTGCAGTTGGCCACACTGGAGGATTTTCCACACCTCCATTCTCTTCCACTCCACCTTTATCCACAGCCATTAACGGCCTCCCACCGCACAGCAGTGCCACAATAGCCCTCCAGAACGGGACCTCTGGCAGTGGTGGGAATGGTGGCAGCAGTAGCAGCTGGCCACCTGAGGGCAGCATGTTAACAGTGCCAGTGGTCAGCGATTCCCAAGATGATGACCGCTTTGAGGCAAAATGGGCAGCACTGGAGACAAAATCAGCAGCTCAGCAGCCTGGGAACAAGGCGCCAGCTCCTGCAGCCAACCCATTTTCCAACAATCTGCAGAAGACTTTTGAGATTGAGCTCTAA
- the numbl gene encoding numb-like protein isoform X2 — MSQYKTCVLPHPVEPHMPAYGWTRCTREHVTPEMNKLRQSLRRKKPTYVPEASRPHQWQADEEAVRKGKCNFAVRYLGLVEVEESRGMHVCEDAVKKLKVSGKKTIKAVLWVSADGLRVVDDKTKDLIVDQTIEKVSFCAPDRNYDKAFSYICRDGTTRRWMCHCFMALKDSGERLSHAVGCAFAACLERKQRREKECGVTASFDASRTSFVREGSFRTNSSCSQQGSSSERDDKLQDKKKDQSSAIPALPPGTASPPEGAASPMERPEPGGPHAIPRRHAPIEQLVRQGSFRGFPALSQKNSPFKRQLSLRLNDLPSTLQRKTDFQAKNPEMDMGLPGEGDNSINALCSQINTSFTNPSDELFSNTSMSANGPPTSTVPPALPPPPVPMQATSSWVQPEPSLHSPPPISVAMQMQMQSGHRRTPSEAERWLEEVSKAVKAQQTPPPGPTIPTIPGPPSMSSHQMPSQAAMSAAPVSTVPMSIGTMTKPLISGPSALSAQAAMPLPPMSISSVPLIPGPPVSGPPMSLPSMSIPTMSGPSMSGAPMIQPSLPGPPGSLPSSMQPFPLAFDATPAPVGMFTSQPVQPAFVPMQTYMPGLASSMTYPNASVPVVGITPSQMVANVFCTATGSSGTGGAIGSAGGGSKVGSLGTVGPHQSYPGAPGAVGHTGGFSTPPFSSTPPLSTAINGLPPHSSATIALQNGTSGSGGNGGSSSSWPPEGSMLTVPVVSDSQDDDRFEAKWAALETKSAAQQPGNKAPAPAANPFSNNLQKTFEIEL; from the exons ATGTCTCAGTATAAGACCTGTGTGCTTCCACACCCTGTAGAACCTCACATGCCAGCTTATGGATGGACAAGATG tacCAGGGAGCACGTGACCCCGGAGATGAACAAGCTTCGTCAGagtctgaggaggaagaagccCACCTATGTGCCAGAGGCCAGCAGACCGCATCAGTGGCAGGCTGACGAGGAGGCAGTACGCAAGGGCAAATGCAACTTTGCTGTTCGG taCCTGGGGttagtggaggtggaggagtcgAGAGGGATGCACGTGTGTGAGGATGCAGTGAAGAAGCTCAAAGTT AGTGGGAAGAAGACAATAAAAGCAGTATTGTGGGTTTCTGCCGACGGACTCAGGGTGGTAGATGACAAAACTAAG GACCTCATAGTGGACCAGACCATAGAGAAGGTTTCCTTCTGTGCTCCTGATCGTAACTATGACAAAGCCTTCTCCTACATCTGCAGAGATGGGACTACCAGACGGTGGATGTGCCACTGCTTTATGGCTCTGAAAGACTCG gGGGAGAGACTGAGCCATGCAGTCGGCTGTGCCTTTGCTGCCTGTCTGGAGAGGAAGCAGCGCAGGGAGAAGGAGTGCGGTGTGACGGCTTCCTTTGATGCCAGTCGTACCTCATTTGTGCGTGAGGGTTCTTTCCGCACCAACTCTTCCTGCAGCCAACAGGGGAGCAGCAGCGAGCGAGATGACAAGCTGCAGGACAAGAAGAAGG ACCAGTCCTCTGCCATCCCAGCCCTCCCGCCGGGCACCGCCTCTCCACCCGAGGGTGCGGCATCTCCCATGGAGCGTCCTGAACCTGGCGGGCCTCACGCCATCCCCCGCCGCCACGCGCCTATAGAGCAGCTGGTGCGTCAGGGCTCGTTCCGGGGATTTCCAGCTCTCAGCCAGAAGAACTCTCCCTTCAAAAGGCAGCTGTCGCTCCGCCTTAATGACCTGCCATCCACGCTGCAACGCAAGACCGACTTCCAGGCCAAGAACCCTG AGATGGACATGGGACTACCGGGTGAGGGAGACAATAGTATAAACGCTCTGTGTAGCCAGATCAACACCTCCTTCACCAATCCGTCAGATGAGCTCTTCTCCAACACTTCTATGTCTGCAAACGGCCCACCGACCAGCACTGTGCCCCCTGCTCTGCCTCCACCACCTGTGCCGATGCAGG ccACTTCCTCCTGGGTGCAGCCGGAACCTTCTCTTCACTCGCCTCCTCCGATTTCCGTGGCGATGCAGATGCAGATGCAGAGTGGACACAGACGCACGCCATCAGAGGCTGAGAGATGGTTGGAAGAGGTCTCCAAGGCTGTGAAAGCACAGCAGACCCCTCCCCCAGGCCCCACCATCCCCACCATCCCTGGACCACCCTCCATGTCTAGTCATCAGATGCCCTCTCAGGCAGccatgtctgctgctccagtgtCTACTGTCCCAATGTCCATTGGCACCATGACCAAACCTCTCATATCGGGCCCTTCTGCTCTGTCAGCTCAGGCTGCGATGCCCCTCCCACCCATGTCGATATCTTCTGTTCCACTTATACCAGGCCCTCCAGTGTCAGGTCCCCCTATGTCTCTTCCATCCATGTCTATCCCCACTATGTCAGGTCCAAGTATGTCCGGGGCACCCATGATCCAgccctccctccctggaccTCCTGGCTCCCTCCCGAGCTCCATGCAGCCGTTCCCCTTGGCATTTGATGCTACTCCAGCCCCAGTCGGAATGTTCACCAGCCAGCCTGTCCAACCTGCTTTTGTGCCCATGCAGACCTACATGCCCGGTCTTGCTAGCAGTATGACCTATCCCAACGCCAGTGTGCCTGTGGTAGGCATCACACCATCACAAATGGTTGCAAATGTTTTCTGCACCGCCACCGGCTCATCAGGCACAGGTGGTGCTATTGGTTCAGCTGGAGGAGGATCCAAAGTGGGCTCACTTGGGACAGTTGGGCCACATCAATCCTACCCAGGAGCACCTGGTGCAGTTGGCCACACTGGAGGATTTTCCACACCTCCATTCTCTTCCACTCCACCTTTATCCACAGCCATTAACGGCCTCCCACCGCACAGCAGTGCCACAATAGCCCTCCAGAACGGGACCTCTGGCAGTGGTGGGAATGGTGGCAGCAGTAGCAGCTGGCCACCTGAGGGCAGCATGTTAACAGTGCCAGTGGTCAGCGATTCCCAAGATGATGACCGCTTTGAGGCAAAATGGGCAGCACTGGAGACAAAATCAGCAGCTCAGCAGCCTGGGAACAAGGCGCCAGCTCCTGCAGCCAACCCATTTTCCAACAATCTGCAGAAGACTTTTGAGATTGAGCTCTAA